The following are encoded in a window of Haloarcula laminariae genomic DNA:
- a CDS encoding DUF7563 family protein, which produces MPECNHCGAHVSDQFARVFADEYGHIRACPNCSANAGIAEVSKERAHEA; this is translated from the coding sequence ATGCCTGAATGCAATCACTGCGGCGCGCACGTCTCGGACCAGTTCGCCCGTGTGTTCGCGGACGAGTACGGACACATCCGGGCCTGCCCGAACTGCTCGGCGAACGCTGGCATCGCCGAGGTCTCGAAAGAGCGTGCCCACGAAGCGTGA
- a CDS encoding phosphoglucomutase/phosphomannomutase family protein produces MDEDDAAAIRFGTDGWRATLDVFTEPRVRIVGQALATTFRDRGEDGSVVIGYDARETSRGFAEELARVFCANGFDVLLPDRDTPTPIVAWTAKEGDHAGALQITASHNPPEYNGVKFIPGEGAPALPDLTEEVEDNLAEPESLPEDEHGEVTERDLVADYADHAIEYADADLDGLTVAYDAMYGSGRGVTDALLERAGADVTAMRDYLDPDFGGGSPEPTAEKVGDLIEAVTGGEADIGFVNDGDADRLGIVTPERGFLDPNLFLAAMYDYLLETREGDVVRTVSTSSIVDRVAEDHGQAVHETAVGFKWVAEAMAEHDALFGGEESGGFGLTDHLRNKDGVLLALVAAAAESEQSLDARVDDLIEAYGEIHQSRISVDCPDDRKGPVLSDLETELPETVAGVDVDGINTVDGFKVRLEDGTWLLMRPSGTEPKLRIYAEAGSEERVDELLAAGRDLVEPLV; encoded by the coding sequence ATGGACGAAGACGATGCCGCAGCGATACGCTTCGGGACGGACGGCTGGCGAGCGACCCTCGACGTGTTCACCGAGCCCCGGGTGCGAATCGTCGGCCAGGCCCTCGCGACGACGTTCCGCGACCGCGGCGAGGACGGCTCCGTGGTCATCGGCTACGACGCCCGGGAGACCTCGCGGGGGTTCGCCGAGGAGCTGGCCCGGGTGTTCTGTGCCAACGGGTTCGACGTACTGCTGCCCGACCGGGACACGCCCACGCCAATCGTCGCCTGGACGGCCAAGGAGGGCGACCACGCCGGGGCGCTCCAGATTACGGCGAGTCACAACCCGCCCGAGTACAACGGCGTGAAGTTCATCCCCGGCGAGGGCGCGCCCGCGCTGCCCGACCTCACAGAGGAGGTCGAGGACAACCTCGCCGAGCCCGAGAGCCTCCCCGAGGACGAACACGGCGAGGTCACCGAGCGGGACCTCGTGGCCGACTACGCCGACCACGCCATCGAGTACGCCGACGCCGACCTCGACGGGCTCACCGTGGCCTACGACGCGATGTACGGCAGCGGCCGCGGCGTCACCGACGCCCTGCTGGAGCGGGCCGGCGCCGACGTGACCGCGATGCGGGACTACCTCGACCCCGACTTCGGCGGCGGGTCGCCCGAGCCCACGGCCGAGAAGGTCGGCGACCTCATCGAGGCCGTGACCGGGGGCGAGGCCGACATCGGCTTCGTCAACGACGGCGACGCCGACCGCCTCGGTATCGTCACGCCCGAGCGGGGCTTTCTCGACCCGAACCTCTTCCTCGCGGCGATGTACGACTACCTCCTTGAGACGCGCGAGGGCGACGTGGTGCGGACGGTCTCGACCTCCTCTATCGTCGACCGCGTCGCCGAGGACCACGGCCAGGCCGTCCACGAGACCGCCGTCGGCTTCAAGTGGGTCGCCGAGGCGATGGCCGAACACGACGCGCTGTTCGGCGGCGAGGAGTCGGGCGGGTTCGGCCTGACCGACCACCTCCGGAACAAGGACGGCGTCCTGCTGGCGTTGGTCGCCGCCGCCGCCGAGTCCGAGCAGTCCCTCGACGCCCGCGTCGACGACCTCATCGAAGCCTACGGGGAGATACACCAGAGCCGAATCAGCGTCGACTGCCCCGACGACCGGAAGGGGCCGGTGCTCTCGGACCTGGAGACCGAACTGCCTGAGACCGTCGCCGGCGTCGACGTAGACGGCATCAACACCGTCGACGGGTTCAAGGTCCGCCTCGAAGACGGGACGTGGCTCCTGATGCGGCCCTCCGGCACCGAGCCGAAACTCCGCATCTACGCCGAGGCCGGGAGCGAGGAACGCGTCGACGAGCTGCTGGCGGCCGGCCGGGACCTGGTCGAGCCGCTGGTGTAG
- a CDS encoding helix-turn-helix domain-containing protein, which produces MVSIADFTLPAADFPLGKIFEDRPEATLELDRVVPSGDTVMPYFWVQDPGRDLEGVRALFDGLPELRSADLLVDTGEKGLFRAEWEPEYLGIMEAIAAAGVTVLAASGSADGWNFEIRATTVEQLSQFQQRCSELDVDVTLARLSQLSEMAPDTGYDLTPEQHEALLLAYESGYYDDPRAVDQTALASELGITRQAFASRLRRGYRSLIGSTLLSGRDGNS; this is translated from the coding sequence ATGGTCTCCATCGCCGATTTCACGCTCCCAGCCGCCGACTTCCCCCTGGGAAAAATCTTCGAGGACAGGCCCGAGGCGACGCTCGAACTCGACCGCGTCGTCCCGAGCGGCGACACGGTCATGCCGTATTTCTGGGTACAGGACCCGGGCCGGGACCTGGAGGGCGTCCGGGCGCTGTTCGACGGCCTCCCGGAGCTGCGCTCGGCGGACCTGCTGGTCGATACCGGGGAGAAGGGGCTGTTCCGCGCCGAGTGGGAGCCGGAGTATCTGGGCATCATGGAGGCCATCGCGGCGGCCGGCGTGACGGTGCTCGCCGCGTCGGGCTCGGCGGACGGCTGGAACTTCGAGATTCGCGCGACGACGGTCGAACAGCTCTCGCAGTTCCAGCAGCGCTGTTCGGAGCTGGACGTCGACGTGACCCTCGCCCGCCTCAGCCAGCTCTCGGAGATGGCGCCCGACACCGGCTACGACCTCACGCCCGAACAGCACGAGGCGCTGCTACTGGCCTACGAGTCGGGGTACTACGACGACCCCCGTGCTGTCGACCAGACGGCGCTCGCGTCCGAGCTCGGCATCACGCGGCAGGCGTTCGCATCCAGGCTCCGACGGGGCTACCGCTCGCTCATCGGGTCGACGCTCCTCTCGGGCCGGGACGGGAACAGCTGA
- a CDS encoding GIY-YIG nuclease family protein produces the protein MTTTRSPDHYAYVLRCSDGSFYTGYTTDVQRRVREHDAGEGAKYTRGRTPVELVHVERFESKSAAMSREYEIKQLTRTEKERLVADGTAASGEPGDGDDPSADR, from the coding sequence ATGACCACCACGCGGAGCCCTGACCACTACGCCTACGTGCTGCGGTGTAGTGACGGCAGCTTTTACACCGGCTACACGACCGACGTACAGCGCCGGGTGCGTGAACACGACGCCGGCGAGGGCGCGAAGTACACCCGCGGCCGGACGCCGGTCGAACTCGTTCACGTCGAGCGTTTCGAGTCGAAGTCGGCGGCGATGTCCCGCGAGTACGAGATAAAACAGCTCACGCGAACCGAGAAGGAGCGGCTGGTAGCGGACGGTACTGCCGCGAGCGGGGAGCCGGGCGACGGGGACGACCCCTCCGCGGACCGGTGA
- a CDS encoding HalOD1 output domain-containing protein — protein sequence MSANAYDQRTSARDFVSSESESLSDTVIRAVSAVTGLDAVPGPDADSALDPLYTAIDPDALDSLFADESAGTVTFDYHDYTVTAHSTGRVVLEP from the coding sequence ATGTCAGCCAACGCATACGACCAACGCACGTCGGCGCGGGACTTCGTTTCCTCCGAATCCGAATCGCTCAGCGACACCGTTATCCGGGCCGTTTCTGCCGTCACCGGTCTGGACGCCGTCCCCGGTCCGGACGCCGATTCGGCCCTCGACCCGCTGTACACGGCCATCGACCCCGACGCCCTCGACTCGCTGTTCGCAGACGAGTCGGCCGGAACGGTGACGTTCGACTACCACGACTACACGGTCACGGCCCACAGCACGGGTCGCGTCGTTCTCGAACCGTAA
- the glmM gene encoding phosphoglucosamine mutase — protein MALFGTSGIRGPVGETVTADLALSLGRALGVDCDRVVVGRDPRASGEFLQSALVAGLRESGTDVVDVGVAATPTVGRAVGWRDADAGVSITASHNPPEDNGLKLWQPSGQAFDSEGQRRIEDRIESGAFEPAAWDGSGSIETWDARARHAEAIRSELDCEAMDSRVVVDVGNGAGGVTVDVLQSLGCHVETLNAQPDGAFPGRPSEPTPENCRSLATLVGAGDADIGIAHDGDADRMRAVAGDGTYLTGDVTLALFARAAAEPGQRVAVPVDTSLAVADYLAEIDVGVEYTPVGDVYVAEAAEAPDVAFGGEPSGAWIWPAHTLCPDGPLAACTIAALDADRSLAERIAEVPTYPIRRDSVDVEEKGAVMERVSERIRAEYDDVTTLDGVRVDLGDAWFLLRASGTQSLVRVTAEARDEARADEVMATARDCLSAARE, from the coding sequence ATGGCACTCTTCGGAACGAGCGGTATCAGGGGTCCCGTGGGCGAGACGGTCACGGCCGACCTCGCGCTGTCGCTGGGGCGGGCGCTGGGCGTCGACTGCGACCGCGTCGTCGTCGGTCGTGACCCGCGCGCGAGCGGCGAGTTCCTCCAGTCGGCGCTGGTCGCCGGACTGCGCGAGAGCGGCACCGACGTGGTCGACGTGGGCGTGGCGGCGACGCCCACCGTCGGCCGCGCGGTGGGGTGGCGCGACGCCGACGCCGGCGTCTCCATCACCGCGAGCCACAACCCGCCCGAGGACAACGGGCTGAAGCTCTGGCAGCCCTCGGGCCAGGCCTTCGACAGCGAGGGCCAGCGCCGCATCGAGGACCGCATCGAGTCGGGGGCGTTCGAGCCGGCCGCGTGGGACGGGAGCGGGAGCATCGAGACGTGGGACGCCCGCGCCCGCCACGCCGAGGCCATCCGGTCGGAACTCGACTGCGAGGCGATGGACAGCCGCGTCGTCGTCGACGTTGGCAACGGCGCCGGCGGCGTCACCGTCGACGTGTTGCAGTCGCTGGGCTGTCACGTCGAGACGCTGAACGCCCAACCCGACGGAGCGTTCCCGGGCCGGCCCAGCGAACCGACGCCGGAGAACTGCCGGTCGCTGGCGACGCTCGTAGGGGCTGGCGACGCCGACATCGGTATCGCCCACGACGGCGACGCCGACCGGATGCGGGCGGTCGCCGGCGACGGCACCTACCTCACCGGGGACGTGACGCTGGCCCTCTTCGCCCGCGCGGCCGCGGAGCCGGGCCAGCGCGTCGCCGTGCCGGTGGACACGAGCCTGGCGGTCGCGGACTACCTCGCCGAGATAGACGTCGGGGTGGAGTACACGCCGGTCGGCGACGTCTACGTCGCCGAGGCCGCCGAGGCCCCCGACGTGGCCTTCGGCGGGGAGCCGAGCGGCGCGTGGATATGGCCCGCCCACACGCTCTGTCCGGACGGCCCGCTCGCGGCCTGTACCATCGCCGCGCTCGACGCCGACCGGTCGCTGGCCGAGCGCATCGCGGAGGTCCCGACGTACCCGATTCGCCGGGACAGCGTCGACGTCGAGGAGAAAGGCGCGGTGATGGAGCGGGTCAGCGAGCGAATCCGCGCCGAGTACGACGACGTGACGACGCTGGACGGGGTGCGCGTCGACCTGGGCGACGCCTGGTTCCTGTTGCGCGCCAGCGGCACCCAGTCGCTCGTCCGGGTGACTGCAGAAGCCCGCGACGAGGCCCGCGCCGACGAGGTCATGGCGACGGCGCGGGACTGTCTGTCGGCCGCTCGCGAGTAG
- the larB gene encoding nickel pincer cofactor biosynthesis protein LarB, with the protein MREILEAVAAGDLTPAEAESELAGYATTGAGRFDAAREARSGVPEAVLGTGKTAGELADLATTAVETTGRAIVTRIDAAGAGAVRRALAESAPDATVRWDERARWLVATGPGFERPAIDADIGVVTAGTSDAVPAGEAAMIAREMGANVTRIDDVGVASLARTVDATDRLRDRDVLVVAAGREGALPTVVAGLVDTPVIGLPVSTGYGHGGEGEAALSGMLQSCTALSVVNVDAGFTAGVQAGLVARRVAAARAGE; encoded by the coding sequence ATGCGCGAGATACTGGAAGCGGTCGCGGCGGGGGACCTGACCCCCGCCGAGGCCGAGTCGGAACTCGCCGGCTACGCGACCACCGGAGCCGGCCGCTTCGACGCGGCCCGGGAGGCCCGCTCGGGCGTCCCCGAGGCTGTGCTGGGCACGGGCAAGACGGCCGGGGAACTCGCCGACCTGGCGACGACCGCCGTCGAGACGACCGGCCGAGCCATCGTCACCCGAATCGATGCGGCCGGTGCGGGCGCCGTCCGTCGAGCGCTGGCCGAGAGCGCCCCGGACGCCACCGTCCGGTGGGACGAGCGGGCGCGGTGGCTCGTGGCCACCGGCCCCGGCTTCGAGCGGCCAGCTATCGACGCGGACATCGGCGTCGTCACTGCCGGCACCTCCGACGCCGTTCCGGCGGGCGAGGCGGCGATGATAGCCCGCGAGATGGGCGCGAACGTGACGCGAATCGACGACGTCGGCGTCGCCAGCCTCGCCCGGACCGTCGACGCCACAGACCGACTGCGCGACCGGGACGTCCTCGTCGTGGCCGCCGGACGGGAAGGCGCCCTCCCCACCGTCGTCGCCGGGCTGGTCGACACGCCGGTCATCGGCCTGCCGGTCTCGACGGGCTACGGTCACGGCGGCGAGGGTGAGGCCGCCCTCTCTGGGATGCTCCAGTCCTGTACGGCGCTCTCGGTCGTAAACGTCGACGCGGGCTTTACCGCCGGCGTCCAGGCGGGGCTCGTCGCCAGACGGGTCGCGGCGGCGCGGGCGGGCGAATGA
- a CDS encoding DUF1931 domain-containing protein, whose protein sequence is MADLIVKAAVKEELDDMNVASDFYDALDAEVEELLADAARRADANDRKTVQPRDL, encoded by the coding sequence ATGGCAGACCTAATCGTCAAAGCCGCCGTGAAGGAAGAGCTCGATGACATGAACGTTGCGTCGGACTTCTACGACGCACTCGACGCCGAGGTCGAGGAGCTGCTCGCCGACGCCGCCCGCCGAGCCGACGCCAACGACCGGAAGACAGTCCAGCCGCGAGACCTGTAA
- the rpiA gene encoding ribose-5-phosphate isomerase RpiA, translating to MKQGGSDAAKRAAGESAAEAVEDGMVVGLGTGSTAAHAVRALGRQVDAGLDIVGVPTSFQSRELAREAGVPLAEPDEVRVDLAIDGADEVAGGDLIKGGGAAHAREKIVDASADRLLVVADPTKTAETLSQPVPVEVLSAARTTVAASVRDLGGEPTLRQAERKDGPVVTDNGHLVLDCAFGDIDDPAALAGELAALPGVVEHGLFVGLADEVHVGREDGVTVERL from the coding sequence ATGAAACAGGGTGGCTCCGACGCGGCGAAACGCGCGGCCGGCGAGTCGGCGGCCGAGGCGGTCGAGGACGGGATGGTCGTCGGGCTGGGCACCGGGTCCACGGCGGCCCACGCCGTCCGGGCGCTCGGCCGGCAGGTCGACGCCGGGCTGGACATCGTCGGCGTCCCGACCTCCTTCCAGTCGCGGGAACTGGCCCGGGAGGCCGGCGTCCCGCTCGCCGAACCGGACGAGGTGCGCGTCGACCTGGCGATAGACGGCGCCGACGAGGTGGCCGGCGGCGACCTGATAAAGGGCGGCGGGGCGGCCCACGCCCGCGAGAAGATAGTCGACGCGAGCGCCGACCGCCTGCTCGTCGTCGCCGACCCGACCAAGACCGCCGAGACCCTCTCACAGCCCGTCCCGGTGGAGGTGCTGTCGGCGGCCCGGACCACGGTTGCAGCGAGCGTCCGCGACCTGGGCGGCGAGCCGACGCTCCGGCAGGCCGAGCGCAAGGACGGCCCCGTCGTCACCGACAACGGCCATCTCGTGTTGGACTGTGCCTTCGGCGACATCGACGACCCGGCGGCGCTGGCCGGGGAGCTGGCGGCGCTGCCCGGCGTCGTCGAACACGGGCTGTTCGTGGGGCTGGCCGACGAAGTCCACGTCGGGCGCGAGGACGGCGTGACGGTCGAGCGGCTATAG